AGGCACGCCCCTCGGGTGCGCCGGTTACACCATGCACACTTCGCGTCTGCCCCGAGTTGATGTTGCACGCTTCGTATCCAGCCTGCTCACTACTGGCGATGATTTTAGCGGAGCGTGCGAGATCAACCGAATCTTTATTTCTTATCCCCACGAGATACGCATCATCGCGCAACAACTGCTGCTGAATCTGTAACATGATTTCCGAATTCGTACTTAACTCAGCTGGTTCCTGCTGTTGCTGAATCGCCAAAGCAGCCGCCGTCCCCACTCCCTGACCGATCGTCGCACAGGTCGCCATCACGCGAGTTGATGAGAACGCCACATGCGTCGCAGAAATATTGCGTCCCGCAAACATCAGATTTTTACGATTTACCGAAACACAGACCGAAAGCGGAATATCATATAAATGAGGCACCGGATGCTGTGTGCAGGGTTCCAGCCCGGGCGCATCGATGCCTTCTGGTGGATGCAGATCCAGCGACCAGCCACCATAGGCAATCGCATCTGGAAATGCGCGGGACGAGAGTAGATCGTGTTCAGTCAAAACATGTTGCCCAATGAAACGGCGGCTCTCGCGTTTGCCTGGCACGAAACCAAACCAGTCCAGCGCCCAGTGTGCGGCCTGAAATGGATCTTGCCTGGCAGGTGTGCCCGGCGGACCGTTTTTGACATGATCCCAGATCCCCATCACAATCGCCAGCAGTTCATCGCGGATCCGTTCATTCTCTTTGATTGTATCCAGCACACCTCCCCACTCGGCCCACCAGTATCCGTACTCATGCGTCGGCTCCTCTTCTCCCGGTGTCGCATACAGTCGCAGCTTCAACTCTGCGGGATCAAATTTCCGCGCCCACTCGGGCGCTGCAAACGGCATCGGCCGCTCATGACGTCGGGCCTGCATGAGAATCGTCGAACCCAGTCGATGCTGATCCGCCGTCTCAGGCGCCAGACTTTCATTGAACTGCTGCCGCCCTTCGCGCCCTTCCATGAATCGGGCTCCTGACTCCGCCGCCAGTCGACCATCGCCGGTACAGTCAATAAATATTTTCGCATTGATCCTGAAACGGTCTTCCGTACTCTGTCGCTCCGCAGTCGCACTTTCGATTCGATCTCCATTCAATCGAACTGCAGTCACGCAGGTATTGAGCATGAGTCTGAGATTCGGTTCCGCCTGGCATTTCTCATACAGAATCAGATCGAACATGGAAGCCGACCGTTGCGGATTGCGGATGCAATTCTCCAGCCGCAACTCTTCGATGATCCCCCCTTCGCGGGCTTCCGTCTCCAGCTCTGCTCCTCGATCAAATCGGCCCGTGCCATTCGCTCCCACGATATGCATGCGAACTTCACTCGATGCATTTCCGCCGAGTACCGAACGATCCTGACACAATATCACCTGTGCCCCACACCGCGCCGCCGCCAGCGCCGCACAGCAGCCAGCCATCCCTCCTCCGGCGATGAGAATCTCAGAATTCAAGACATGTTCTTCCAGAATCGTCATTTTGATTTCATAACCCTTTTCGTTTGACACACACTTTAAATGACATATAATAACCTTTAATACTGACTTTTCAATGTATTTTGCAACAACATCGATCTATAATGACACTTATTCAAAAAGTACCGCCTCATTCATTGGCGCTGGAACTGTCTGAACGCATTCGGCATCGAATCCAGTCCGCTGAATTTACGGACGGCGATTTTTTTCTAACCGAAGCCGAACTGGCTGAAGAATATCAGGTTTCGCGGCGCATTGCCCGCGAAGCAGTCAACCGCCTGTGTGCCCTGGGTCTGCTGGAAGGTCGTAAGCGTAAAGGGCTGATCGTCCGCCACCCCGATCCCGTGGAAGTCTGGGCCAACTGCCTCCCTTCACTGGCACGTTCGCAGGAAAAACTGGCCGAACTCGCTTCGTTCCGCTATGCCCTGGAAGTCGGCGCAGTCGAACTCGCTATCAAAAATGCCAGTGAAGCACAAATTGAAGCGCTGGCAGAACTCGCCGAACAGTTCAAACAGATTGCCCGCCAGAAGAAAGATCGCCCGCGCCGCATCGGAATTGAACGCGAGTTTCATGGCCTGATTCTGGAGATGTCCGGCGTGCCACTGATCGCCGACATGCAGAAACTGTTGGCCACTCTCTTTGAAACTTCGTATCCCACACGGAAGTCTCCCATGCTGGATGATGATGTCAATGAACGCATCATCTGGCAGCACTTTGAACTGGTCAGCGCGATTCAGGATCGCGACGTAGAACGGGCACGCTCAGTCATGCGGGCTCACTTGAAATATCTGTTGATGCCGGAACGGGAAATCGACTGAAGAACCAGGACACTCTTTCAGAAAGCGTAGCATAATGAGAAAAACACAATACTGCCTGATCACTCTGATAACACTGCTCTGCTGCAGCGTGATGACAACCTCTCCTCTCCCTGCAGGTGAGAATACTGACTTACCCGAAGTGGAAGTCAGCAATGTTCATAAAGTATTCGATAACGGCGAGCACAATGCGTTCACCGATATGATTGAATTCAAAGGCAAATACTATCTCACGTTCCGCACCTGCCCGGGCGGTCATATGCTGTTCCCGACTTCGCGCATTCTGATCATGCAGAGTGATGACGCGAAAACCTGGAAACAGGTCAATGAATTCTCAGTCCCCAAACGGGATGTCCGCGACCCGCATTTCCTGATCTTCAAGGACAAACTGTTCGTCTACACTGGCACCTGGTACTGCGGCGATTCTGCCCCCGAAACCCGGACCATCAACGAACATCTGGGCTTCGCCGTCTGGTCCGCCGACGGTAAAGCATGGTCGAAACCGATTATGCTGGAAGGAACCTACGGCCATTACATCTGGCGGGCCGCTGCCTATAAAGACAAAGCCTACCTCTGTGGCCGCCGTATCCGGCACTTTGCACAAGGAGATAAGGATCGCGAACTGATTGAAACCGCGATCCTGGAAAGCGACGACGGCCTGGTCTGGAAAACTGCCAGCCTGTTCAATGAAAAACAGGGAGACGAAACCGCATTTCTGTTCGAGAAGAACGGCGACCTGCTGGCCATCGGCCGCAGCGGCTCAAATCCTGCCTGGGTGATGCGATCGCGGCCCCCCTTCGAAAAATGGGATCGGAAGCAACTCGACCGTTATATCGGCGGACCGCTGCTTGCCAAGTGGGGTGATCGCTATCTCGTGGGTGGACGCCAGCGTAAGAATGGGAGATATGTGACTTCACTCTACTGGTTCAAAGATAATCAACTGCACGAATTCGCTTCCCTTCCCAGTGGCGGAGACAATTCTTACCCCGGAATTCTGATTCTGAGCCCTGAACATGCTTTGATTTCCTATTATTCCAGCCATGAAAAAGACGAAGACGGTAAGCCAATCACCGCCATCTACATGGCAGATCTGAAACTGAAAAACAAATAACATCGTTTCAGCCAATTCTTAAAGGGAAAGCGTCTTTCGGGCGACTTTCCCTTTTTTCTATCCTGCATCACGGTATAGCAGCAACACCGGTTGTCGCATTCTGAATGAACATCATTGCTTTCAAAACTTGACGGCGTTGATATATCACGATATATTAATAGTGTTAACTTAGTCTATCACCGAATGTACATACAGTGGACGCTGATGGAAGATACCTCAAAAAATCTCACCGAATATTCGTATCAGTATATCAAACAACAGATGGAGCAGAATGTGCTCTCCCCGGGTGCCCGCCTGGTGAACCGCAAACTGGCTGCGGAACTGGGGGTGAGTGCGATTCCCGTACGCGAAGCAATCTGCCGCCTGGCATCGGAAGGCTTCGTGGAACACATTCAGGGGTCCGGTGCATTCGTCCGGGAGATTGGACGCGAAGACCTGGACGAATTGTACGTGCTGCGGGATCTGCTCGAAAGTTTCGCAGCTGGCGAAGC
The sequence above is a segment of the Gimesia algae genome. Coding sequences within it:
- a CDS encoding FAD-dependent oxidoreductase translates to MTILEEHVLNSEILIAGGGMAGCCAALAAARCGAQVILCQDRSVLGGNASSEVRMHIVGANGTGRFDRGAELETEAREGGIIEELRLENCIRNPQRSASMFDLILYEKCQAEPNLRLMLNTCVTAVRLNGDRIESATAERQSTEDRFRINAKIFIDCTGDGRLAAESGARFMEGREGRQQFNESLAPETADQHRLGSTILMQARRHERPMPFAAPEWARKFDPAELKLRLYATPGEEEPTHEYGYWWAEWGGVLDTIKENERIRDELLAIVMGIWDHVKNGPPGTPARQDPFQAAHWALDWFGFVPGKRESRRFIGQHVLTEHDLLSSRAFPDAIAYGGWSLDLHPPEGIDAPGLEPCTQHPVPHLYDIPLSVCVSVNRKNLMFAGRNISATHVAFSSTRVMATCATIGQGVGTAAALAIQQQQEPAELSTNSEIMLQIQQQLLRDDAYLVGIRNKDSVDLARSAKIIASSEQAGYEACNINSGQTRSVHGVTGAPEGRAFPGGHRWLSDPAEGLPATLLLEWETPTNVSEIQLIFDTGLHRHLTLSHHDGYTEKMQWGTPQPETVRDYQIEVHDDSCWQQIVNVTGNVQRRRVHHLESEIAVKQLRIVVTATNGVDHARICEVRVY
- a CDS encoding FadR/GntR family transcriptional regulator, whose protein sequence is MTLIQKVPPHSLALELSERIRHRIQSAEFTDGDFFLTEAELAEEYQVSRRIAREAVNRLCALGLLEGRKRKGLIVRHPDPVEVWANCLPSLARSQEKLAELASFRYALEVGAVELAIKNASEAQIEALAELAEQFKQIARQKKDRPRRIGIEREFHGLILEMSGVPLIADMQKLLATLFETSYPTRKSPMLDDDVNERIIWQHFELVSAIQDRDVERARSVMRAHLKYLLMPEREID